The DNA window TAGCCATGGGAAATGCCAGATCAACGGCGATCTCGATACGGGGTCATGCGTTACCGAATGTTGGCCGTTTCACGGCGATCGTCTGTCGACCGATCCCACCGAAGCTGCGAATGGGTTTTGATCTTCGATGGCCACCGCCGCACTGTCGTGGCGGCTCGGGGTGGGCTGGAGGGGGCATGAGCCGCATGGATGCGGCGACTGAGCCTACAGGGACGTACTTGCGGCGTCCCCCGGAACGCCCATTCCGAGCCGCCAAACCAGGGATACGAGGACCACCGGCTGTTCGCCCAAATCCAGCAGCAGCCGGGCGACGCCGGGCGACACGTAGATCGTCGAATGCCAACCAGCGACGAGCAACAAAAAACCCGGCCGAAGCCGGGTTTTTCGCATTACGCGTGAAGCAACAACTTACTGCAGCAGGCTCATCACGCTGGACGGCGACTGGTTGGCCTGGGCCAGCATCGCGGTACCGGCCTGCTGCAGGATCTGCGTGCGGGTCAGTTCGGCGGTTTCCTTGGCGTAGTCGGTGTCGCGGATACGGCTGCGCGAGGCCGACAGGTTTTCCGAGGTGGTGTTCAGGTTGGCAATCGTCGAGGTGAAACGGTTCTGGATCGCACCCATGTCGGCGCGCGAGCTGTTCACTGCGGTCAGGGCCTTGTCGACGATCGACAGCGCCTGCTGTGCACCGGCCACCGAGGAGATGTCGAGGTCGCTGGCGAAGTTGTTGGTCAGCGCGGCACCCTGGGCAGCGGTGGTGGCGGTGTAGGCACCCGGGGCGGTGACGCCGCCGGTATAGGTGCCCGCGGTCAGGCCGATGGCGTTGAAGGTACCTTCCGCATCAACGCTGTTCTGCACCGAGGTCATGTTGATCTTGCCCGCGGTGGTACCGTCGACCGAAGCGTACACGCCGGTCTGGTCCATCTTTTCGTTGATGGCAGCAGCAACAGCCGCGGCGGTCGCCTTCTGCGTGGCGGCTGCGTCGACGCCCGCCTTCACGTTGATCTCGCCCAGCGTGTACGACTTGCCGTCAGCACCGGTGATCGCCATGCCCGTGATCTTGACGTCGGCGTTGTTCGCGTCCGTCTCGGCACCGATGGTGAAGCTGTTGCTGTCGAACTTGGCACCGCCCAGCGCATTCGCGCTGGCGTTGACGATGCTGTTGATGCCGATGGTCTGGCCCGAATCAGCGCCGACCTGGAACAGCGCACCACCGAACGAACCGTCCAGCAGCTTGGTGCCGTTGAAGTTGGTCTGGCGGCTGACGCGGTCGATTTCCGAGACCAGCTGCTTCACTTCCGCGTTCAGTGCGTCACGGTCGCTGTCGGAGTTGGTGGCGTTGGCGGACTGCACCGACAGCTCACGGATACGCTGCAGGTTGTTGCCGATTTCGACCATCGCGCCTTCGGCGGTCTGGGCCAGCGAGATGCCATCGTTGGCGTTGCGCACGGCAACGTCCAGGCCGCGGATCTGGGTGCTGAAACGCTCGGAGATCGCCAGACCGGCGGCGTCGTCCTTGGCGCTGTTGATGCGCAGACCCGACGACAGACGCTGGATCGTCGTGGCCAGGCTGGAGCCGCTGGTCGACAGATTGCGCTGCGCGTTGAGCGACATCACATTGGTGTTGATGACTTGTGCCATTTTCATGCTCCTGGTGGCGAAGATGTTGTCGCCGGGGTGTGGAGGTGTTTCCTCTTGCAGAGGGGCCACGCAAGGTATTCATTTCGTGGCTGATATAGATAACGACGCAGTGTCAACAACCTTTAGTTTGCTGCATGAGGAAATGTCGTGTAGTTCACGTTTTTGGTGCGAAAAAAAACCCGGCCGGAGCCGGGTTTTTGCTTTGCATATGAAGCAGGAGCTTACTGCAGCAGGCTCATCACGCTGGACGGCGACTGGTTGGCCTGGGCCAGCATCGCGGTACCGGCCTGCTGCAGGATCTGCGTGCGGGTCAGTTCGGCGGTTTCCTTGGCATAGTCGGTGTCGCGGATACGGCTGCGCGACGCCGACAGGTTTTCCGAGGTGGTGTTGAGGTTGGCGATGGTCGAGGTGAAGCGGTTCTGGATCGCACCCATGTCGGCGCGCGAACTGTTCACCGAGGTCAGCGCCTTGTCGACGATCGACAGAGCCTGCTGCGCACCAGCCACCGAGGAGATGTCCAGGTCGCTGGCAAACTTGCTGGCCAGAGCGGCACCCGCAGCGGCAGTGGTCGGGGTGGCCGGGGTCGGTGCGGTGATGCCAGTCCAGGTGCCTGCAGTGACGGTGATGGCGTTGAACGTGCCGGTGTCACTGACGTTGTTCTGTACCGAGGTCAGGTCAAGACGACCGGTGGTGGTGCTGACGGTCGCGTAGACACCCGACTGGTCCATCTTCTCGTTGATGGCGGACGCCACTGCGGCGACGGTCGCCTTCTGGGTGGCGGCGGCGTCAACGCCGGCCTTCACGGTGATGTCCGACAGGGTGTAGGCAGTGCCGTCGGCACCCTTGACGGTCATGCCCTTGATGGTGACGTCGCCGTTGGTGCCCGGTGCGGCGATGTCCAGCGTGCTGGTGTCGAACTTGACGCCACCCAGTGCGTTGGCGCTGGAGTTGACGATGTTGTCGATGCCGATGGTCTGGCCCGAGTTGGCACCGACCTGGAACAGGGCACCCTGGAACGAACCGTCCAGCAGCTTGGTGCCGTTGAAGTTGGTCTGGCGGCTGACGCGGTCGATTTCCGAAACCAGCTGCTTCACTTCCGAGTTCAGCGCTTCACGGTCGCTGTCGGAGTTGGTGGCATTGGCCGACTGCACCGACAGCTCACGGATACGCTGCAGGTTGTTGCCGATTTCGACCATCGCGCCTTCGGCGGTCTGGGCCAGCGAGATACCGTCGTTGGCGTTGCGCACGGCAACGTCGAGGCCGCGGATCTGGGTGCTGAAACGCTCGGAGATCGCCAGGCCGGCGGCGTCGTCCTTGGCGCTGTTGATGCGCAGACCCGACGACAGACGCTGGATCGTCGTGGCCAGGCTGGAGCCGCTGGTCGACAGATTGCGCTGGGCGTTCAACGACATCACATTGGTGTTGATGACTTGTGCCATTTTCGTGCTCCTGGTGGCGAGGGTGAGGTCGCCGGGTGATGGAGATGTGGCTCCTTGCGGAGGTGCCACGAAAGGTGTTCATGTCGCGGCTGAGATCAATAACGACAAATTGTCAATAACCTTTAGCTGATTTTTATCGGAACGCTTGCAGCCAACAAAAAACCCGGCCGGAGCCGGGTTTTTGGGGTTGCACCTGGAGCGGCGGCTTATCCCTGCAGCAGGCTCATCACGCTGGACGGCGACTGGTTGGCCTGGGCCAGCATCGCGGTACCGGCCTGCTGCAGGATCTGCGTGCGGGTCAGTTCAGCGGTTTCCTTGGCGTAGTCGGTGTCACGGATACGGCTGCGTGAGGCCGACAGGTTTTCCGAGGTGGTGCCGAGGTTGGCGATGGTCGAGGTGAAGCGGTTCTGGATCGCACCCATGTCGGCACGCGAGCTGTTCACCGCGGTCAGTGCCTTGTCGACGATGGACAGGGCCTGCTGGGCACCGGTGAAGCTGGAGATGTCCAGGTTGCTGGCGTACTGTGCGGTCAGGCCGGTGGCGTCGGCAGTCGGGGTCGGTGCGGTCGGGGCGGTGGCACCGGTCCAGGTGCCCATGGTCACTTCGATGGCATTGAAGCTGCCATCGGCGGCGACGTTGCTCTGCACCGAGGTCAGGTCCAGCTTGCCGGCGGTGGCGGCATCAACCGAGGCATAGACGCCGGTCTGGTCCATCTTGGCGTTGATGGCGGCGGCGATGGCAGCAGTGGTGGCCTTGCGGGTGGCAGCGATGTCGACGCCAGCCTTCACTTCAATTTTGTCCAGCTTGTACGAGGTACCGTCGGCACCCTGGATTTCCATGCCTTCGATGGTGACGTCACCATTGGCGGCGGGAGCGGCGACCGTGAAGGTGTTGCTGTCAAACTTGGCACCGCCCAGTGAGCCGGCGCTGGCGTCTACGATGGCGTTGATGCCGATGGTCTGGCCCGAGTCGGCACCGACCTGGAACAGGGCACCCTGGAACGAACCGTCCAGCAGCTTGGTGCCGTTGAAGTTGGTCTGGCGGCTGACACGGTCGATTTCCGAGACCAGCTGCTTCACTTCGGCGTTCAGTGCCTCACGATCGCTGTCGGAGTTGGTGGCGTTGGCCGACTGCACCGACAGCTCACGGATACGCTGCAGGTTGTTGCCGATTTCGACCATCGCGCCTTCGGCGGTCTGGGCCAGCGAGATGCCGTCGTTGGCGTTGCGGACGGCGACGTCCAGGCCGCGGATCTGGGTGCTGAAACGCTCGGAGATGGCCAGGCCGGCGGCATCGTCCTTGGCGCTGTTGATACGCAGGCCGGAGGACAGGCGCTGAATCGTGGTGGCCAGGCTGGAGCCGCTGGTCGACAGGTTGCGCTGTGCGTTCAGCGACATCACATTGGTGTTGATGACTTGTGCCATTGCCGTTCTCCTGATGCGTATCTGGTGTTGCTTGGATGGGGTGCCCCGGGGGAGGCAGTAGGGCGATGTGCCCTGGTTGAAAACAATAACGACACGTTTCCGGGAACCTTTAGGGTTCGATTTCCGAAATTTCCGCGGGTGTCAAGTAGAGCCGGGCAAGGCCCGGCGACCCGTAGATCGTCGAATGCCAACCAACGACGAACAAAAAAAAACCCGGCCGGAGCCGGGTTTTTCGCGTTACACGGTGAAGGTACAACTTACTGCAGCAGGCTCATCACGCTGGACGGCGACTGGTTGGCCTGGGCCAGCATCGCGGTACCGGCCTGCTGCAGGATCTGCGTGCGGGTCAGTTCGGCGGTTTCCTTGGCGTAGTCGGTGTCGCGGATACGGCTGCGCGAGGCCGACAGGTTTTCCGAGGTGGTGTTCAGGTTGGCAATCGTCGAGGTGAAACGGTTCTGGATCGCACCCATGTCGGCGCGCGAGCTGTTCACCGCGGTCAGGGCGTCGTCGACGATCGACAGGGCCTTCTGAGCACCGGCGACCGAGGAGATGTCCACGCCACTGACGGTGTCGCGGGCCGTAGCATCGGCGTCGGCGATGCCGGCCAGGGCAATGGTCAGGCCGGTGGCGTCGGTGGTGGCGGCGGTGAACTCGAAGTCCTTGCCCGACTTCAGCGAGGTCAGTTCCAGCTTGCCGTCCTTATCCAGCGAGGCGTAGACGCCGGTCTGGTCCATCTTGTCGTTGATGGCGTTGACCAGCTTCTTGCTGACGTCGGCACCCTTGTCACCAATGGCCACGTCGATGTCGGCAATGGCCACGCCATTGATTTCCATGTCGGTCACGGTGCCGGCGGCGGTGGCAGCACCACCCATTGCGGCGGCCGTCGACGTCTGCTTGGCCGCGTACAGGCCGTTGCCCAGCTCCGAGGTGCTGGAATTGACGATGCTGTTGATGCCGATGGTCTGGCCCGAGTCTGCACCGATCTGGAACAGCGCGCCGCCGAAGGAACCGTCCAGCAGCTTGGTGCCGTTGAAGTTGGTCTGGCGGCTGACGCGGTCGATTTCCGAA is part of the Stenotrophomonas oahuensis genome and encodes:
- a CDS encoding flagellin, whose amino-acid sequence is MAQVINTNVMSLNAQRNLSTSGSSLATTIQRLSSGLRINSAKDDAAGLAISERFSTQIRGLDVAVRNANDGISLAQTAEGAMVEIGNNLQRIRELSVQSANATNSDSDRDALNAEVKQLVSEIDRVSRQTNFNGTKLLDGSFGGALFQVGADSGQTIGINSIVNASANALGGAKFDSNSFTIGAETDANNADVKITGMAITGADGKSYTLGEINVKAGVDAAATQKATAAAVAAAINEKMDQTGVYASVDGTTAGKINMTSVQNSVDAEGTFNAIGLTAGTYTGGVTAPGAYTATTAAQGAALTNNFASDLDISSVAGAQQALSIVDKALTAVNSSRADMGAIQNRFTSTIANLNTTSENLSASRSRIRDTDYAKETAELTRTQILQQAGTAMLAQANQSPSSVMSLLQ
- a CDS encoding flagellin; the protein is MAQVINTNVMSLNAQRNLSTSGSSLATTIQRLSSGLRINSAKDDAAGLAISERFSTQIRGLDVAVRNANDGISLAQTAEGAMVEIGNNLQRIRELSVQSANATNSDSDREALNSEVKQLVSEIDRVSRQTNFNGTKLLDGSFQGALFQVGANSGQTIGIDNIVNSSANALGGVKFDTSTLDIAAPGTNGDVTIKGMTVKGADGTAYTLSDITVKAGVDAAATQKATVAAVASAINEKMDQSGVYATVSTTTGRLDLTSVQNNVSDTGTFNAITVTAGTWTGITAPTPATPTTAAAGAALASKFASDLDISSVAGAQQALSIVDKALTSVNSSRADMGAIQNRFTSTIANLNTTSENLSASRSRIRDTDYAKETAELTRTQILQQAGTAMLAQANQSPSSVMSLLQ
- a CDS encoding flagellin, which codes for MAQVINTNVMSLNAQRNLSTSGSSLATTIQRLSSGLRINSAKDDAAGLAISERFSTQIRGLDVAVRNANDGISLAQTAEGAMVEIGNNLQRIRELSVQSANATNSDSDREALNAEVKQLVSEIDRVSRQTNFNGTKLLDGSFQGALFQVGADSGQTIGINAIVDASAGSLGGAKFDSNTFTVAAPAANGDVTIEGMEIQGADGTSYKLDKIEVKAGVDIAATRKATTAAIAAAINAKMDQTGVYASVDAATAGKLDLTSVQSNVAADGSFNAIEVTMGTWTGATAPTAPTPTADATGLTAQYASNLDISSFTGAQQALSIVDKALTAVNSSRADMGAIQNRFTSTIANLGTTSENLSASRSRIRDTDYAKETAELTRTQILQQAGTAMLAQANQSPSSVMSLLQG
- a CDS encoding flagellin; the encoded protein is MAQVINTNVMSLNAQRNLSTSGSSLATTIQRLSSGLRINSAKDDAAGLAISERFSTQIRGLDVAVRNANDGISLAQTAEGAMVEIGNNLQRIRELSVQSANATNSDSDREALNSEVKQLVSEIDRVSRQTNFNGTKLLDGSFGGALFQIGADSGQTIGINSIVNSSTSELGNGLYAAKQTSTAAAMGGAATAAGTVTDMEINGVAIADIDVAIGDKGADVSKKLVNAINDKMDQTGVYASLDKDGKLELTSLKSGKDFEFTAATTDATGLTIALAGIADADATARDTVSGVDISSVAGAQKALSIVDDALTAVNSSRADMGAIQNRFTSTIANLNTTSENLSASRSRIRDTDYAKETAELTRTQILQQAGTAMLAQANQSPSSVMSLLQ